The stretch of DNA ACTTGCTGCCTATAATTACAACAGTGCAGCCAGAATGAGTGGATGTGTAAATTTGAATTGGAGATGCTTGAGGAGTTGAAACTTAAGCATAGCAGTCATCGTCAGGTAAAATACAGTTCTGCGTTGCCAGGGTTCGTGCTTAATTGTCAGACAAACGTTATATGATGCCCTTTTCTTTGCCCTCGTCTTTTATGCGTCGCTTTGGTTTCGCGATCGCGCTAATGCCATTGACTTTGATGAGTGCGATCGCCTTAAATACTCCTTTACAACGTGCCCAAGGTCAAACCGCCGAACAAAACTCGCTGATCATCAATTCTGATGTTCAAGAGGCAAACTCGCAAACAGGAATTTTTACGGCACGCGGTAACGTACAAATGAATTACCCAGCGCGGCAAATTCAAGCAACCGCTGCTCAAGCGCAATA from Chroococcidiopsis sp. TS-821 encodes:
- a CDS encoding LptA/OstA family protein gives rise to the protein MMPFSLPSSFMRRFGFAIALMPLTLMSAIALNTPLQRAQGQTAEQNSLIINSDVQEANSQTGIFTARGNVQMNYPARQIQATAAQAQYFSQERRIVLSGDVYILQQGNSIRGENVTYLIDEGRFIATPKANQQVQSIYIVSEPNPNQPPGTPSAPAVPPLAPSPGS